From one Mytilus galloprovincialis chromosome 13, xbMytGall1.hap1.1, whole genome shotgun sequence genomic stretch:
- the LOC143056367 gene encoding uncharacterized protein LOC143056367, whose translation MMDIVYVTCLFFVNLFSSVCAGAWSDTLTNVALWKESRQDSIPPNASLAERGPQLGNDGNIDTIGTNYVCAHTGFDSEYFWWTVNFEKEYIIEKVKIYGRTDCCKSRLRHFDILVYNPSTTSWDEYNTGRAELCHHQYNQSPTPLSVTCKQGRMKGKFVKILMKKKQNVFSKQTLTLCEVEVWGRIRTENFTSDSGNLALYKVSRQSSTWNEAVESYGPQIGNDGITDYDNFPSGFVTQTDLNSDVTPWWEVDLDEDFVINTVIIYNRKDCCSEQLSNFDIFVYASSDTHKEGSYQSCYHYEGDSALILNITCKIGTKGRFVEIKLQKIVTGIENSVLALCEVEIYGSREIYTSDVSGRKSENTTHNDLQCPCSCDYKRQLEFMASTDLPNYTMEQWREILQPRLKELQRELKLDRKTLSKSKRKMSSAVDNRGSARNLGIIGVTILVSVLSLIVLDDLLTFLRYVQQIRRVCGV comes from the exons ATGATGGACATCGTGTATGTAACATgtctattttttgttaatttatttagcTCTGTATGTGCAGGTGCTTGGTCAG ATACCCTTACAAACGTTGCACTCTGGAAAGAGAGCAGACAAGACTCCATACCACCAAACGCCAGTTTAGCTGAAAGGGGGCCACAATTAGGCAACGACGGTAATATCGACACAATAGGGACTAATTATGTATGTGCCCATACAGGATTTGATTCTGAATACTTTTGGTGGACCGTAAACtttgaaaaagaatatataatagaGAAAGTTAAAATCTACGGGCGTACAGATTGTTGCA AAAGTCGTCTTCGCCATTTtgacattcttgtttataatcCCTCCACCACATCTTGGGACGAATACAATACAGGACGTGCAGAATTATGTCATCACCAATATAATCAAAGTCCTACTCCTTTGTCCGTCACATGTAAACAAGGAAGGATGAAAGGAAAATTTGTCAAgattttgatgaagaaaaaacaaaacgtGTTTTCAAAACAAACACTTACTCTGTGTGAGGTAGAAGTATGGGGTAGAATAAGGACAGAAAACTTCACCAGTG ACTCTGGGAATTTAGCACTTTATAAAGTTAGCAGACAGAGTTCAACTTGGAATGAAGCGGTTGAATCATACGGACCTCAAATTGGTAATGATGGCATAACTGATTACGATAATTTCCCTTCTGGGTTTGTTACCCAGACAGATTTGAACAGTGACGTCACACCATGGTGGGAAGTAGATTTAGATGAAGACTTTGTAATAAATACAGTTATTATATACAATAGAAAAGACTGCTGCA GTGAACAATTAAGTAATTTCGATATTTTTGTCTATGCATCGTCTGACACACACAAGGAGGGATCTTATCAAAGTTGCTACCATTATGAAGGAGACTCTGCATTGATTCTTAACATAACATGCAAGATTGGTACTAAAGGAAGATTCGTGGAAATCAAATTACAGAAAATTGTAACGGGTATTGAGAATTCTGTCCTTGCATTGTGTGAAGTTGAGATATATGGTTCTAGAGAAATTTATACCTCAGACGTGTCTGGCAGAAAGTCGGAAAACACGACACATA ACGACCTTCAATGCCCGTGTTCTTGTGACTATAAACGGCAATTAGAATTCATGGCTTCCACTGACTTACCAAATTACACAATGGAGCAGTGGAGAGAAATCTTACAGCCTCGACTAAAAGAGCTTCAGCGTGAACTCAAATTGGATAGAAAGACGCTGTCCAAGTCGAAAAGGAAAATGTCATCGGCAGTTGACAATCGAGGCTCAGCAAGAAATCTCGGAATAATAGGTGTTACTATTCTTGTTTCGGTTTTAAGCCTTATTGTGCTCGACGATTTACTGACTTTTCTAAGATATGTTCAACAAATTAGAAGGGTTTGTGgtgtttaa